The proteins below are encoded in one region of Desulfobacterales bacterium:
- a CDS encoding acetyl-CoA hydrolase/transferase C-terminal domain-containing protein, producing the protein MKAKRPVYYQEAEACVDAVIEKVGKEIVLGLPLGLGKPNEFTNAIYQRAKKDPSIKLTLCTALSLERPRGASDLEKRFLGPFVERKFKGYVDLDYMTDLRQGHLPENVELREFYAKAGSYLNVDHTQQNYISSNYTHAWRDTLDNGVNVIAQMVSKKEIDGQTRYSMSCNPEVSLDLGSAMRELEQQGKSICIIAQVNQNLPFMYGDAVVVPETYDMVIDTPNYYSRLFGAPKMSIPTADYMIGLQASTLIKDGGTLQIGIGSLGDALCYGLQMRNEDNPEYKRFVRDTGIYDRFGPVIDRIGGLDAFDEGITGSTEMLVDGYLHLIKSNVVKRKTYNSVAIQRLINEGRIDENVTPKTLEFLLEAGAIRPRLSAADFDFLCDFGIFRSGLTFTEGVIYTEDQEIPADLYDPKRMDEILRCCLGDTLKNEILIHGGFFLGPEGFYQALNDMSEEERRKIFMTSVLNVNQLYGNNCYASEELKGLQRRHGRFVNACLMVALSGAVVSDGLENGQVVSGVGGQYNFVSQAHALPDARSILMCKATRASGKNIASNIVFNYGHTTIPRHLRDIVITEYGIADLRGKTDKAVMEQLLNIADSRFQDELLQQARDSRKIPADYQIPDQFRNNYPQRLEAEIAPFKKAGWFPPFPFGTDFTDEELVIGKALKWLKGQMAEGFSKVSSLSKAMTIRQVPQGAKPYLERLELDAPHSAKEKMMQKLVIYALSAQGVR; encoded by the coding sequence ATGAAAGCAAAGCGACCCGTTTATTATCAGGAGGCAGAAGCATGCGTGGATGCCGTTATTGAAAAAGTCGGCAAAGAGATCGTATTAGGCCTGCCGCTGGGGCTTGGCAAGCCTAACGAGTTTACCAATGCCATCTATCAAAGGGCCAAAAAAGACCCATCCATTAAGCTTACCCTTTGCACCGCACTTTCCCTGGAGCGCCCGCGCGGCGCCAGTGATCTGGAAAAACGGTTTCTGGGCCCCTTTGTGGAAAGAAAGTTTAAAGGATATGTGGATCTCGATTACATGACCGATCTGCGTCAGGGGCATCTCCCGGAAAATGTGGAATTGCGGGAGTTCTATGCCAAGGCCGGTTCCTACCTGAATGTGGACCATACCCAGCAGAACTATATCAGCTCCAATTATACCCATGCCTGGCGGGATACTCTGGATAACGGGGTGAACGTGATCGCCCAGATGGTGAGCAAAAAGGAGATAGACGGCCAAACCCGCTACAGCATGAGCTGCAACCCGGAGGTGTCCCTTGATCTTGGTTCGGCCATGCGCGAGCTTGAACAGCAGGGTAAAAGCATCTGCATCATCGCCCAGGTCAATCAGAACCTGCCGTTCATGTACGGCGATGCCGTGGTCGTACCGGAAACCTATGATATGGTGATTGATACCCCAAACTATTACTCCCGCCTTTTTGGCGCACCCAAGATGTCCATACCCACCGCTGACTATATGATCGGTCTTCAGGCCAGCACCCTGATAAAGGACGGGGGAACGCTCCAGATCGGGATCGGCTCACTGGGCGATGCGCTGTGCTACGGCCTTCAGATGCGAAACGAAGACAATCCGGAGTATAAGCGGTTTGTCCGGGATACCGGGATTTATGATCGATTCGGGCCGGTGATTGATCGCATCGGCGGCCTTGATGCGTTTGATGAGGGCATCACCGGGTCCACGGAAATGCTGGTGGATGGGTATCTGCATTTGATCAAGTCCAACGTGGTCAAAAGAAAGACCTATAACAGCGTGGCGATTCAGCGCTTGATCAACGAGGGCCGCATTGATGAAAACGTAACCCCGAAAACCCTTGAGTTTTTGCTCGAGGCCGGTGCCATAAGGCCCCGGCTGTCTGCCGCGGATTTTGATTTTCTGTGTGACTTCGGCATATTCAGATCGGGTTTGACCTTTACCGAAGGGGTCATTTATACTGAGGATCAGGAAATCCCAGCGGATCTGTATGATCCCAAACGCATGGATGAGATCCTCCGGTGCTGTCTGGGCGATACCCTTAAAAACGAGATTCTGATTCATGGCGGCTTTTTTTTGGGGCCGGAGGGGTTTTACCAGGCCTTAAATGACATGAGCGAAGAAGAGCGCCGGAAAATTTTTATGACCAGCGTTTTAAATGTCAATCAGCTCTACGGCAACAATTGCTATGCCAGTGAAGAACTGAAAGGCCTGCAGCGGCGGCACGGCCGGTTCGTCAATGCCTGCCTGATGGTGGCGCTCTCCGGGGCGGTGGTCTCCGACGGCCTGGAAAACGGCCAGGTGGTCAGCGGCGTGGGCGGCCAATACAATTTCGTCTCTCAGGCCCATGCCCTGCCGGATGCCCGCTCCATTTTGATGTGCAAGGCCACCCGGGCAAGCGGCAAAAACATCGCCTCCAATATCGTATTTAATTACGGCCATACCACCATTCCCAGGCATTTGCGCGATATCGTGATCACCGAGTACGGGATTGCCGATTTGCGGGGAAAAACCGATAAAGCGGTCATGGAGCAGCTTTTAAATATCGCGGATTCCCGGTTTCAGGATGAGCTGCTCCAGCAAGCAAGGGATTCCAGAAAAATCCCGGCGGACTATCAGATTCCGGATCAATTCCGAAACAATTATCCCCAGCGGCTGGAGGCGGAAATCGCCCCGTTTAAAAAAGCCGGGTGGTTCCCGCCATTTCCTTTTGGAACGGATTTTACCGATGAGGAGCTGGTCATCGGCAAGGCGTTGAAATGGCTTAAAGGCCAGATGGCCGAGGGGTTCAGCAAGGTGTCGAGTCTTAGCAAAGCCATGACCATCCGGCAGGTACCGCAAGGCGCCAAGCCTTATTTGGAGCGCCTGGAGTTAGATGCCCCCCACTCCGCCAAGGAGAAAATGATGCAGAAGCTGGTGATATATGCCTTGTCCGCACAAGGGGTGCGTTAG
- the pilM gene encoding type IV pilus assembly protein PilM, which translates to MIVGSKNHLVGLDIGSRAIKAAEAVETRKGWELRRFGSIDVEPGAIEEGVIKNSEAMSNAVQQLFDLYNFKTKNVAISIGGYSVIVKNISVQKMPEEQLVDSLNFEAEQYIPFDINDVNIDFQLLGESEQNPNQMNVLLVAAKKDMINDYINLIDSSNLNLCIIDIDAFALQNIYETNYGVQSENVALIDIGASKTSVNILKGNTSVFLRDVSLGCNQINEKIASMANCSLAEAETIRQQESPDKISPENLKQVVSSVVNDWCDEIGRALDFFKSTNPDEGMKKIVLSGGGANIREFRELLAAQTATETTVINPFENFLIGSGQLDNVYLKQIAPQAAIAMGLALRRVDDK; encoded by the coding sequence ATGATAGTTGGGTCCAAAAATCATCTCGTCGGTCTGGATATCGGATCAAGAGCCATTAAAGCCGCTGAAGCCGTGGAAACCAGAAAAGGCTGGGAGTTGAGAAGATTTGGCAGCATCGATGTCGAGCCGGGGGCCATCGAGGAAGGTGTTATTAAAAATTCTGAGGCCATGTCGAATGCCGTCCAGCAGCTTTTTGATCTATACAATTTTAAAACAAAAAACGTGGCCATTTCTATCGGCGGCTATTCAGTGATTGTAAAAAACATCAGTGTTCAGAAAATGCCGGAAGAGCAGCTGGTTGACAGCTTGAATTTCGAAGCCGAGCAATACATCCCCTTTGATATAAATGATGTAAATATCGATTTCCAGCTGCTGGGTGAAAGCGAGCAGAACCCCAATCAGATGAATGTTTTGCTGGTGGCTGCCAAAAAAGACATGATCAATGACTACATTAATCTGATTGACAGCTCGAATCTGAATCTTTGCATCATCGATATCGACGCCTTTGCCCTGCAGAATATCTATGAAACCAACTACGGGGTTCAAAGTGAGAATGTCGCTCTGATCGATATCGGGGCCAGTAAAACTTCGGTCAACATTCTAAAAGGCAATACGTCCGTATTTTTACGGGACGTGTCTCTGGGATGCAATCAGATAAACGAAAAAATCGCCTCGATGGCCAATTGTTCGCTGGCAGAGGCGGAAACCATTCGTCAGCAGGAGTCGCCGGATAAGATTTCCCCTGAAAATTTGAAACAGGTGGTTTCATCTGTTGTCAACGACTGGTGTGATGAGATCGGACGGGCGCTGGATTTTTTTAAATCTACCAATCCGGATGAAGGGATGAAAAAAATCGTGCTCAGCGGCGGCGGGGCGAATATCCGGGAGTTTAGGGAGCTATTGGCTGCACAGACGGCTACTGAGACCACTGTAATCAATCCGTTTGAAAATTTTTTGATCGGCAGTGGGCAACTGGATAACGTCTATTTGAAACAGATCGCACCTCAGGCTGCCATAGCAATGGGGCTTGCATTAAGAAGAGTGGATGACAAATGA
- the pilO gene encoding type 4a pilus biogenesis protein PilO — MKKSSLSSSIEPYIQRIGQLPRIQRILIAAGTGVLIIGVFIYFFCMPKYKEIDRLKDEVAKAEKKLSETKEKAAALDEYKEKIEAARAKFTIVSRALPLKDEVPSLLTSVSQAGKDSGLTFLLFEPREEKKQDFYAEIPINMQLSGSYHDLGEFFDKLAGMSRIVNVKEFEMTSKDVMSTNLNIDCTAETYKFIESSGEDNKK, encoded by the coding sequence ATGAAAAAGTCCAGTCTCTCTAGTTCAATTGAACCGTATATTCAAAGAATCGGTCAACTCCCCCGGATTCAGCGCATACTCATTGCTGCCGGTACAGGGGTGTTGATAATCGGGGTGTTCATTTATTTCTTCTGCATGCCAAAGTATAAGGAAATTGACCGCCTGAAGGATGAGGTTGCCAAAGCGGAAAAGAAGCTTTCGGAAACCAAAGAAAAAGCGGCGGCGCTTGATGAATACAAAGAGAAAATAGAAGCTGCGCGGGCTAAGTTTACCATTGTGTCAAGGGCTTTGCCGTTGAAAGACGAGGTTCCCTCTCTTCTAACCAGTGTTTCCCAGGCAGGAAAAGATTCCGGACTCACTTTTTTATTGTTTGAACCCAGGGAAGAAAAAAAGCAGGATTTTTATGCGGAGATTCCCATAAACATGCAGCTTTCCGGCAGCTATCATGATCTCGGGGAGTTTTTTGACAAACTGGCCGGTATGTCGCGGATCGTCAATGTCAAGGAATTCGAGATGACATCAAAGGATGTCATGTCCACGAACCTTAACATTGACTGCACGGCGGAAACTTATAAGTTCATCGAATCATCCGGTGAGGATAATAAAAAATAG
- a CDS encoding phosphoenolpyruvate carboxykinase (ATP), with amino-acid sequence METSLNLESFGRKHLRRIHRNLTTPMLYEKIATNREGQLAHLGPVVIRTGHYSEMPPEDKFIVKDSFSEEKVFWSDEKNELSENHFNTLFHRLLAYMHDKEAYVQDCLLGSVPEHQIPIRIVTESAWHSLFVRNMYYQIHDPAELDAFAPEFTIIHVPGFNAVPEQDGTRSAAFVIYNLSQRLILIGGSSYAGEIKQAVFTLASYLVPESVFCMRCSANVGAAGDVAIFLGREETGKTTLAMDPGRRLLGDHTHGWTDTGIFNLEWGGYAKLFNLSAEDQPAVYDCTRRFGTILENVTCDPDTRRIDLTDGSLTRNTRAVYPISHLPNAIHSGIFDPPRNLFLLTCDAFGVLPAIARLTPEQAVYAFLSAYTSKFTQTESGEFEPQVMFNVCFGDAALALPAYSCGMQLLEKIKTHNTVCWLMNTGWIGEPSHKADRISIRHSRALADAAISGALNDVEFETDPVFQYEIPRTCPGVDIPAKMLNPREAAADAGDYELRANRLVAEFMKDFAQYEDKMPEDMRTMLSQIISVDDTLDLEEFGFSM; translated from the coding sequence ATGGAGACCAGCCTTAATCTTGAAAGTTTCGGGCGGAAACATCTGCGGCGCATTCACCGGAATCTCACCACGCCGATGCTGTATGAAAAAATCGCCACCAATCGCGAAGGGCAGCTCGCGCATTTGGGGCCGGTGGTCATCCGCACCGGCCATTACAGCGAGATGCCGCCGGAGGACAAGTTTATCGTCAAGGATTCATTCAGCGAGGAAAAGGTTTTCTGGAGCGATGAAAAAAACGAACTTTCGGAGAATCACTTCAATACCCTGTTTCACCGGCTGCTGGCCTATATGCATGATAAGGAAGCTTATGTCCAGGACTGCCTGCTCGGCAGTGTCCCCGAACACCAGATTCCGATCCGGATTGTTACGGAAAGCGCATGGCATAGCCTGTTTGTCCGGAACATGTATTATCAGATCCATGACCCGGCCGAACTTGATGCCTTTGCCCCGGAATTTACCATTATCCATGTTCCGGGCTTTAACGCAGTGCCGGAGCAGGACGGCACCCGTTCCGCCGCATTCGTGATCTATAACTTAAGCCAGCGGCTGATTTTAATCGGCGGTTCCAGCTATGCCGGGGAGATCAAGCAGGCGGTGTTCACGCTGGCCAGTTACCTGGTGCCGGAATCGGTCTTTTGTATGCGATGTTCCGCCAATGTGGGCGCGGCGGGGGATGTGGCGATTTTTCTCGGCCGGGAGGAGACCGGAAAAACGACGCTGGCCATGGATCCCGGCCGGCGGCTTTTGGGCGACCATACCCACGGGTGGACGGATACCGGGATTTTTAATCTGGAATGGGGGGGGTATGCCAAGCTCTTTAATCTGTCCGCTGAGGATCAGCCGGCGGTTTATGACTGCACCCGGCGGTTTGGGACCATTCTGGAAAATGTGACCTGTGATCCGGATACCCGGCGTATTGATCTGACCGATGGGAGTCTGACCCGCAATACCCGCGCTGTTTATCCCATCAGCCATTTGCCGAACGCCATTCATAGCGGTATCTTTGATCCGCCCCGAAACCTGTTTCTGCTGACCTGCGACGCCTTTGGGGTGCTTCCGGCCATCGCCCGGCTGACGCCTGAACAGGCGGTATACGCCTTTTTGTCCGCCTATACATCCAAATTTACTCAGACCGAAAGCGGCGAATTTGAGCCCCAGGTGATGTTCAATGTCTGTTTCGGGGATGCGGCGCTGGCGCTGCCCGCCTATTCCTGCGGGATGCAGCTGCTTGAAAAGATTAAGACCCACAATACCGTCTGCTGGCTGATGAATACCGGCTGGATCGGAGAGCCTTCCCACAAGGCCGACCGTATCAGTATCCGGCATTCCCGGGCCCTGGCCGATGCCGCCATATCCGGCGCATTAAATGATGTGGAATTTGAAACCGATCCGGTGTTTCAGTATGAGATCCCCAGGACCTGTCCGGGGGTGGACATCCCTGCGAAGATGCTAAATCCCCGGGAGGCGGCTGCGGACGCCGGCGACTATGAGCTTCGGGCCAACCGGTTGGTCGCGGAATTCATGAAGGATTTTGCCCAGTACGAAGATAAGATGCCGGAAGACATGCGGACGATGCTCTCCCAGATTATTTCCGTGGATGATACGCTGGATCTGGAGGAGTTCGGGTTTTCGATGTAG
- a CDS encoding diaminopimelate decarboxylase, which translates to MPMTEEFKNRLFPLLPEIADRFHTPFHIYDETGIRDTGGGLKTAFAGVDQFKEFFAVKALPNPRILSIMKDMGFGFDCSSIPEIELSRRIGAHGHDIMFTSNNTTVEDFKTAMAVDGCILNLDDITLIEKLPEIPEITSFRYNPGPRRSGNAIIGNPVEAKYGVSHDQILHAYKKMIGLGAKRFGLHTMLVSNERNYEYMVETARMLLEMVEWLSNELGIRFEFINIGGGLGIAYQPDEPPLNIEAMGREIKDLFNAFKKKHGEAPKLFMESGRYMTGPHGVLVTKAINHKDIYRKYIGVDACMSALMRPGMYGAYHHIDVLGKNLDETPAETVDVVGSLCENIDKFAVQRTLPKIDDGDLLIIQDTGAHGHAMGFNYNAKLRPQELLLRSDGSVERIRRAETMDDYFATLNFQEEIMKPKHG; encoded by the coding sequence ATGCCAATGACAGAGGAGTTTAAGAATCGACTTTTTCCGCTTTTACCGGAAATTGCCGATCGTTTCCATACGCCGTTTCATATATATGATGAAACCGGCATCCGTGACACGGGCGGCGGCTTAAAAACCGCCTTTGCCGGAGTCGATCAGTTCAAAGAATTTTTTGCCGTCAAAGCCCTTCCAAACCCCCGGATACTATCCATTATGAAGGATATGGGGTTCGGCTTTGACTGCAGTTCAATCCCGGAGATAGAGCTCAGCCGCCGAATCGGCGCCCATGGCCATGACATCATGTTTACCTCAAACAACACGACCGTTGAGGACTTTAAAACCGCCATGGCAGTGGACGGCTGCATCTTAAACCTCGATGACATCACGCTTATCGAAAAGCTGCCGGAAATTCCTGAGATTACCAGCTTCCGATACAATCCGGGGCCGCGTCGTTCCGGCAATGCGATTATCGGCAATCCGGTTGAAGCCAAATACGGGGTCAGCCATGATCAGATTCTCCATGCGTATAAAAAAATGATCGGGCTCGGGGCCAAACGCTTCGGGCTTCATACCATGCTGGTATCCAATGAACGCAATTATGAATACATGGTCGAAACCGCCCGGATGCTCCTGGAGATGGTCGAATGGCTTTCCAATGAACTGGGCATCCGGTTTGAATTTATAAATATCGGCGGCGGACTGGGGATTGCCTATCAACCGGATGAGCCGCCCCTAAACATCGAAGCAATGGGCCGGGAAATAAAAGACCTGTTTAATGCATTCAAAAAAAAGCACGGCGAGGCCCCGAAACTTTTCATGGAAAGCGGCCGCTATATGACCGGCCCCCACGGGGTACTGGTCACAAAGGCCATCAATCACAAGGATATATATCGCAAATACATCGGGGTGGATGCCTGCATGTCCGCCCTGATGCGCCCCGGCATGTACGGCGCCTATCATCATATCGACGTACTGGGAAAAAATTTAGATGAAACGCCGGCAGAGACCGTCGATGTGGTGGGCTCCCTGTGTGAAAATATTGACAAATTCGCTGTCCAGCGGACACTGCCGAAAATCGATGACGGTGACCTGCTGATCATCCAGGACACCGGCGCCCACGGTCACGCCATGGGCTTTAACTACAATGCCAAGCTTCGGCCCCAGGAGCTTTTGTTAAGAAGCGACGGATCGGTGGAGCGGATCCGGCGGGCGGAAACCATGGACGACTATTTTGCCACGCTGAACTTTCAGGAAGAGATAATGAAGCCAAAACACGGATAA
- a CDS encoding pilus assembly protein PilP, with amino-acid sequence MQRFTLKIVCFLCCLLFIVAVGNVQAAKSSARHVSNRVKIERPEKPSAAPAETAAEKSDKPAEEAAVAEKPAPEKEAGAPEKPAEEKSVSAREQTASREKPADAEEMRKEAIGLLGEKQELYARKGRIDPFAPFVQGPKPERDEEAQKKLERRKPQTPLERLSLGQLELTAIMETPEQRLAMVEEASGKGYVVKKGTYIGDQGGRITEILSEAIVIEEKYLDVFGKVDVREKQLKLQK; translated from the coding sequence ATGCAAAGATTTACTCTAAAAATCGTTTGTTTTTTGTGTTGCCTGCTTTTCATCGTGGCTGTCGGTAACGTCCAGGCTGCAAAATCCTCGGCCCGGCATGTAAGCAATCGGGTAAAGATTGAGCGCCCGGAAAAACCCTCTGCCGCTCCGGCTGAGACGGCAGCGGAAAAATCCGATAAGCCGGCTGAAGAAGCGGCTGTGGCGGAAAAGCCGGCGCCTGAAAAAGAAGCCGGAGCCCCAGAAAAACCGGCTGAAGAAAAATCCGTTAGCGCCCGGGAGCAGACAGCAAGCCGGGAAAAACCGGCTGATGCGGAGGAGATGCGCAAAGAGGCCATTGGCTTACTGGGAGAAAAACAGGAGCTCTATGCCCGGAAAGGACGGATAGATCCTTTTGCGCCGTTTGTCCAGGGCCCGAAACCTGAGCGGGACGAAGAAGCGCAAAAAAAGCTCGAGCGCCGGAAACCCCAAACCCCCCTTGAGCGCTTAAGCCTCGGCCAGCTTGAGCTGACGGCGATTATGGAGACGCCGGAGCAAAGGCTGGCAATGGTTGAAGAGGCATCCGGGAAGGGGTATGTGGTCAAAAAAGGAACATATATAGGCGATCAGGGCGGCCGGATAACAGAGATTTTATCGGAAGCCATTGTTATTGAAGAAAAATATCTGGATGTCTTTGGCAAAGTGGATGTCCGGGAAAAACAATTGAAACTTCAGAAATAA
- the pilQ gene encoding type IV pilus secretin PilQ: MLNRRYFLNIGKVLLLGVLATAMLACAAKSVKEEKPEAASPEPLAISDVQAKSIHGGMGISVNASDELDYTAIKRRDPLSVILYFPNTHLKDVPPVELPDNDIVSSVKPSMAENQKNARIEIALLKDLPYKVEKDGTSLQVVFRAEASSAAPSGQEAPAGSSEEAMAAESAASFEEDDRDSAGYQSSGASKKTEAPEPDRADSTEPALVQRIDFSAEESGKSVISVETSKPVAYQIEKIRPRLLKLKLNNSRLPEYHQGRPLITTRFDSAVDRVIPAKSAEADNVTEILIELREQVPYRPVKSNGLLAIHFEASSIGPRPFEAANLPSWQNVLENSLSPETPTTVSGKKPSAMPAEPENPYADLLGEDKEYTGEKIALDFFETNIKNVFRILQQVSGKNFAIDPNVQGSVTLSFQKPVPWDQVLDLVLQMNGLDKVEKGEIIRIATKGTLRAEEEARRQKIEAIQKRKEQQKQLEPLVTEYIEISYANAQNEVLPHVKDALSKERGSVTVDSRNNQLIITDTQAKIRKAKEIITEIDKVTPQVIIEARIVEANDNFSRKVGVTWGAQSEDVYRSDLGGNYSYNSVVNTPFIGGGAEGGTESPSLFNFSFERLPSMGTPFLLDATLRAMETEQVLKIISTPKIVTLDNKEATITQGVEWPYQNVEEDEVQTEFKEINLTLKVTPHITPDERVSLEIDLQKDDIQEITASGEPAISTNNAQTELLIDNGQTIVIGGIVKRTESNAQAGLPILKDIPGIGWLFSAKQDEVVKRELLIFMTPNIVQLEQRGLAQAQTE; this comes from the coding sequence ATGCTTAATCGAAGGTACTTTCTCAATATTGGAAAGGTGTTACTGTTGGGGGTTTTAGCGACCGCCATGCTCGCCTGCGCGGCAAAGTCGGTAAAGGAAGAAAAGCCCGAAGCGGCCTCGCCTGAGCCCCTTGCCATTTCGGATGTCCAGGCCAAATCGATCCATGGCGGAATGGGGATTTCAGTCAATGCCAGCGATGAATTGGATTATACGGCGATTAAACGCCGCGACCCCCTTTCCGTGATTCTTTATTTTCCGAACACCCATCTAAAAGATGTTCCCCCCGTGGAACTCCCTGACAATGACATTGTTAGCTCGGTAAAACCTTCGATGGCGGAAAACCAAAAAAATGCGCGGATTGAAATCGCACTGCTGAAAGATTTGCCCTATAAGGTCGAGAAAGACGGAACGTCGCTGCAAGTGGTTTTTCGGGCCGAGGCTTCATCTGCCGCCCCGTCCGGGCAAGAGGCCCCGGCCGGATCTTCGGAAGAGGCGATGGCCGCTGAAAGCGCAGCTTCATTCGAAGAAGACGACAGGGACTCGGCCGGATATCAATCATCTGGCGCATCGAAAAAAACTGAAGCGCCGGAGCCGGATCGCGCTGACAGCACTGAGCCGGCCCTGGTCCAGCGGATCGATTTTTCAGCCGAAGAATCCGGGAAGTCGGTGATCAGCGTGGAGACGAGCAAGCCGGTAGCCTATCAGATTGAAAAGATCAGGCCTCGCCTGCTGAAATTGAAGTTAAACAACAGCCGGCTGCCTGAATATCACCAGGGGCGGCCTTTAATTACCACCCGGTTTGACAGTGCCGTGGACCGGGTGATTCCTGCAAAAAGCGCCGAAGCGGACAATGTGACTGAAATATTGATCGAACTCCGGGAACAGGTCCCTTACCGGCCGGTCAAGTCAAACGGGCTGCTGGCCATTCATTTTGAAGCCTCTTCAATCGGTCCCAGACCGTTTGAAGCGGCCAATCTGCCATCCTGGCAAAACGTTTTGGAGAACTCTCTGTCCCCGGAAACCCCAACAACCGTTTCAGGCAAAAAACCTTCAGCTATGCCCGCCGAACCGGAAAACCCCTATGCGGATTTGCTCGGTGAGGATAAGGAGTATACCGGGGAGAAAATCGCACTGGATTTTTTTGAAACCAATATCAAAAACGTATTCCGGATCCTCCAGCAGGTGAGCGGTAAAAATTTCGCCATTGATCCCAATGTACAAGGTTCAGTGACCCTCTCCTTTCAAAAACCCGTGCCCTGGGACCAGGTGCTTGATCTGGTCTTGCAGATGAACGGGCTGGATAAAGTGGAAAAGGGCGAGATCATCCGCATTGCCACAAAGGGTACGTTAAGGGCGGAGGAAGAAGCCAGGCGCCAGAAAATCGAAGCAATCCAAAAACGAAAAGAGCAGCAGAAACAGCTGGAACCGCTGGTCACCGAATACATCGAGATCAGCTACGCCAATGCCCAGAATGAGGTGCTGCCCCATGTCAAAGATGCGCTTTCAAAAGAGCGGGGCAGTGTTACCGTGGATTCGCGCAACAACCAGCTCATTATTACAGATACCCAGGCCAAGATCCGCAAGGCCAAAGAAATCATCACTGAAATCGACAAGGTCACGCCGCAGGTGATTATTGAAGCCCGCATTGTTGAGGCAAATGACAACTTCAGCCGAAAGGTCGGGGTTACCTGGGGCGCACAGAGCGAAGATGTTTACCGATCGGATCTGGGCGGCAACTACTCATATAATTCGGTTGTTAATACGCCCTTTATCGGCGGCGGCGCGGAAGGCGGAACAGAGAGTCCAAGCTTGTTTAATTTTTCCTTTGAACGATTGCCGAGCATGGGGACTCCGTTTTTACTGGATGCCACCCTTCGGGCCATGGAAACCGAGCAGGTGTTAAAAATTATTTCAACGCCAAAGATTGTGACCCTGGACAATAAAGAGGCCACAATTACCCAGGGGGTTGAATGGCCTTATCAGAATGTAGAAGAGGATGAGGTGCAGACAGAGTTCAAAGAGATTAATTTAACCCTTAAAGTGACCCCTCACATCACGCCGGATGAGCGCGTTTCCCTGGAAATAGACCTTCAAAAAGATGATATTCAGGAAATTACCGCCTCTGGAGAGCCGGCGATATCCACGAACAATGCCCAGACCGAACTGCTGATCGACAACGGCCAGACCATTGTCATTGGCGGTATTGTGAAGCGAACCGAGAGTAATGCCCAAGCCGGTCTGCCCATATTAAAGGATATCCCAGGAATCGGCTGGCTGTTTAGCGCCAAGCAGGATGAGGTCGTCAAACGGGAGCTTTTGATTTTTATGACCCCCAATATTGTGCAACTGGAGCAAAGGGGTCTCGCCCAGGCCCAAACCGAATAA
- a CDS encoding PilN domain-containing protein produces the protein MIRINLLPYRAARSKENIRRQVSIFCLSIALLIIVFWVFNGYLSGRINNLSARLDDLKKEVKPYEEKARQVEEIKERLAALNKKIEIVNQLKAYRKAPPQLLAEMTEMIVPDRMQLTRFKSNNDSVSLEGLALDNETVAVFMTRLERSAIFNGVTLKSAKQQARFNIDMKNFNIVCKKAATYEPDKKKADK, from the coding sequence ATGATAAGGATTAATTTACTCCCCTATCGGGCTGCCCGGAGCAAGGAAAATATCCGCCGGCAGGTTTCTATCTTTTGCCTCTCAATCGCGCTGCTTATAATCGTTTTCTGGGTTTTTAACGGATATTTAAGCGGCCGGATCAATAATTTGTCCGCCAGACTGGATGATTTAAAAAAAGAGGTCAAACCCTATGAGGAAAAGGCCAGGCAGGTTGAGGAAATAAAGGAGAGGCTGGCGGCCCTGAATAAAAAGATCGAAATCGTGAATCAATTGAAGGCTTACCGTAAGGCGCCGCCGCAACTGCTTGCTGAAATGACGGAGATGATCGTGCCGGACCGCATGCAGCTTACCAGGTTTAAATCCAATAATGATAGTGTTTCATTGGAAGGCTTGGCGCTAGATAATGAAACCGTGGCTGTCTTTATGACCCGGCTTGAGCGCTCCGCCATTTTTAACGGGGTAACGCTCAAATCAGCCAAACAGCAGGCAAGATTCAATATTGACATGAAGAATTTTAATATCGTGTGCAAAAAAGCCGCAACCTACGAGCCGGATAAAAAGAAGGCGGATAAGTAA